The window gagctcggctcgttaagagctcgttcggctcggctcgttaagttaacgagctcgagctcgaacacaaaaaattgttcgttaagtaaacgagctcgagccgagcttttagtatgttcggctcgagctcggctcgagctcggctcgagctcgctcggctcgttaaagatcgaaaaaatgtaatattttcgggttttttttaataatttatatatgttattgaactcagaattcaacatataattaatatatatatatatatatatatatatatatatatatatatattttagtgatgtaaccaaaatttcggaaaataataattttatatggtttgctattttaacagtcaagtagaaggttaactagtaccgctaactagtgtttaatcctaatttagtgtttcaatattttaaaaaatattttttaccgatccaaccgtatggatgttaacatatatacattttagtgatataaacaaagtttaaaaaaaattaaaattatttggttagctattttaagaatcaactagcggtttgtccttattttttttctggctcggctcgactcgattcgactcggctcggcttgtattttttcgcgaacaagctcgtgttcggctcgttagttaacgagccgagcttgaacacaatttttgttcgataaaaaagctcggcccggctcggctcgtcagaaaaaaaattaaagctcggctcggttcggtcaaaactcggctcggctcggttcgtgaacaacCCTAGATAAAAGGGATATATCCACAGTATATATACATAAGTTCATGCAGCACCTTCATAGTACGTAGCCGACTAGCCGGTAGCTTATCcttgaatattaatataataaatctttctttttctctaatagatatatattactccctccgtcccacccatttctttacactttccttttggGGTGGgacccacccaattctttacatttcaaaacttaacaAAAATAGTTAaggggtcccaccactttacccacttttatTCCTCTTTTCCATTACTTTATAGATATTTCTTTAACCTctgtgcccaacccattcgataagaaatgggtgggacggagggagtaaataaattatatgaataatatatatgatgaaTAATATGATGAATAGATTCTACTTGTCCCTGAACCAACTTCTATTaggaataaaaatatttctgcGAACTTCTTGATCGCTTTTCTTTTCATTATCGGTTGTTCAAGTATGTACTAAATGTGAAAGTATTGCAGCATGCACGACATGATAGAGCGCTACAGGAAGTGCACCAAAGATGTTCACAGTAACAAGACCCCTGTGGTGCAAGATATGCAGGTCAGTGTTTGCTATCAATGGGCCTCTgatcatatattgatattttGCTAAGGACTATTTAGTATAATCATTCTATATGGACAGGGCCTGATCTAGGATGCAAAGTTTGAGGGCACCAAACAAATTTTGAGAAAACACCTATAAATCTTTAAATGTCCTTAGaataattctataattttgtaaaatttagaatggtgaaaattgttaaaaaaaaatttagagggTACACGTGACCCCCTATGCCTCTTACTATATATACCCCGCATATGGATAAATCTTTGATAGGTCTTTGTGATATTTGAAAGTAGCTAGCTAGAGATGTTTCTTAGAATAATTTTCCTCAAAATGACAGCATTTGAAGCTTGAAACAGCTTGTTTGGCAAAGAAGATAGAGCTTCTTGAAGTTGCAAAGCGGTACATAATTAATCTACCCTACTTTAATAATTTTGGTTTTTCTATGTTTTCATGAAAATCACCTACTTTCTCCTCAAGCttgattaaaattaaatattgcaGTAAGCTATTGGGAGAAGGTTTGGGATCATGCACCTTAGAAGAGATACAGCAAGTTGAACAACAATTAGAGAAGAGTGTGTGCACCATAAGAGATAGAAAGGTTATTATTCCTCTTGTTATTTATTCTAACAATGTTACATATAGAGATGCTCTtagatcaaataaaaaaacttaCACTTCTAAACTCTGTCGATTTATCGTTGAACACTTGCCTCTGACCTCATGTAAATGGAGTGAGGGCAACACAACTAAGAGCAAGTACGCCTTCGTCCTGAAGAACATGCATATTGATTAACATAACCTCGGATCTTGATTATACATGTTGAACGTATTTTCCCAGGTTTAGTAACTTGGTCTTTTTTCGCCTGCTTTGAGTACTGTTAGAACTGAAGTAAACTAAGTATTGACAATttattcattttgaaaaagaccAAGCCAAATTGAAAGATTCAAGTATGCTATAGAGTTTTAGATTTAAAGTCTAATATTAATCACATATTTCAGGTTTGATAGTTCATGAACTGTAGCTTTGGTCATTGAATATCAAGTACATCTAAATATGTCTTCCTCATTGTCTGTACTTTTGCATTACAGATGAAGGTCTACAATGAACAGATTGAGCAACTTAAGGAAAAGGTAAACTGTAATGAAGGCAAAAACAGAAACTTACAGTACcagttaattaatttttcaaagtTTTAGATTCCAAAAACtaatcttgaatttttttttacctgGAAGTGACAATTAATAGCTAATTATAGCTAAGGCAGTTTAATTATCGCTAATTTTTCTAACACCTTCAGTTTTGCCTGATAAATTTGCAGGAGAAGACCCTAGCAGCAGATAATGCAATCTTATCCGCCAAGGTAAATGTATATATTACCTCAATCAGAGCATTCTTATTGGGTTCCCCATccctatattttttatgaaattatgaGTTTTAGCTGAAGACGAGTTTATATCATGTTTTCTATATTTCAG of the Daucus carota subsp. sativus chromosome 4, DH1 v3.0, whole genome shotgun sequence genome contains:
- the LOC108217739 gene encoding MADS-box protein SOC1; this encodes MVRGKTQMRRIENATSRQVTFSKRRNGLLKKAFELSVLCDAEVALIIFSTRGKLFEFASSSMHDMIERYRKCTKDVHSNKTPVVQDMQHLKLETACLAKKIELLEVAKRKLLGEGLGSCTLEEIQQVEQQLEKSVCTIRDRKMKVYNEQIEQLKEKEKTLAADNAILSAKCELQPPQESNEDKEYSPSTETENSDVETELYIGLRKKISSM